GGAAGGGGAAGGCGGCAGAGGCAATGGCGGCCGGCTCCCAGGTCAGTCGGGCAACAGATCCGCTCCAGGTTTTCACACTGGCTTTAAGGGAGTTCTCGGAATTCCCAAATTCGATCCTGATAGAGGGCTGACACCATGTTGGTTCCCTTTGCTTCCTAGGGAAATTCCATCCCTAAGCAGCCACAGCGACTTGGAGAACGCCTTCAAAGCAAGTCAAATTGCGGCATGGATTTGCTGCCCAGCTGGGTCAGATTGGGCCACGCTGGCGTTTTCCGCTCCCCACCATATTGCCCGCCTTCCGGCTCCTTTGCCAAGAGGAGATGGCAACGGAGTCGTGGCTCCTCCCGGCGCGAATGGCTTCACCCCACAAACTATTGCACTGCATCCCAGCCGGTCGCCCATCAAGTCCTTGCGTTCCCCCCAATAAGGAAGCATTGGAGGGGGGAATCGGGACCCTCAGGGGCACCTGGTTAAGTGCTATCGTACCTCGTCTTCCTTCGAAGGACCCCCCACCAGACAGACACcccaggaagaagaggagggagaaagagcaaGACAACAGAGGCCCCGGGGCCCCGTTCCTCCAGCGTGCAAGGGGTTGGGGCAAAAGGGGGGATTATTGCACAGGCCACagcggagggaaggaaggaaggaaggaaggaaggaaggaaggaaggaaggaaggaaggaaggaaggaaggaaggaaggaagagcggATCTTGGAGGTCCCACAGAAGGAGAGACCAAAAAGGGCTGGCGTTTGGGGCCCCATCGCACAGCAGAGGCGGCGAGGGGCCAGCTAGCTCTCAGGGGCCGGTTGGGACACGGCATTCTGCTCAGGACAAAACTTCTTGAGTGGCGGCGCCCCGGTGTCCTCCTCCAGTTTGGGTTCCTAAAGAGACAAGGGAATATATGAAGGACCACCGCCATGCGAATTAgaacaacaacccaaaacaacaattcatataaaaacagataccattacaaaataaaatcacattatataaaattttaatcaTATCCAACGTATCTGGACATCATGTGCATCTGGTGAGTGTGCACCAGGTTAAGATGGCAGTCTGATGTTGCAACTAGGatatagatcaagggaagtattaTTCCCACTCAAATTTGGGAGTCCAGACAATGCCTGGCTCGTTCTGTGCTTTACCTGCATCTCAGGCGGAACCGGCTCCTCCTTGGTCAGGGTGGGCGGCTCATCAGCGACCTCCGTGGAAGGAACACTGGGCTCTGGAAAGGGAGGCAGAGAGGAGGGTTTGCGATGACATCTATTTCTGGCTTCATGGCCATTGGTTGGGAGGGCTCTGATTGTGTCTCCCTAGATGGCAAaacaaggttggactggatagcccttggagtCAGCATATATctaccttctctttctttctctcaaccATATCTACCATCTCTCTCTCAATCTTATCTATGATCATTTATctttgctggatggccatctgtcaggagggcttgaattgtgtcttcctgtatggcagaaggaaGGGTTTGGATGaccttttggggtcccttccaggtcTAGGATAGATCTATCACacctatacacagatatatattcagtCATATCTATCATGTCTAGGGCCATCTATTTTtcgctggatggtcatctgtcaagagggatcagatggtgtcttCCTACCTGGAAAACAATGAGATTAGATGACCTTTGTAGTCTCTACCAAGTCTAGAGTATATCTCTCATATCATAGTTATTGTGCCTATGCCATCTATcttaggctggatggtcatctgtcgagagggatcagatggtgtcttcctggcagaagggggttggattggataacctttgggggtctcttccaattctaggattccacaATCCCATCTCTGCAGGGGCCCTGCTTACCTTCCAGAGGCTCCTGGCCCAGTGTGGGCGGCTGCGAGTCATCCGTCCGGAAGTCAGAGGCATGGCTGGGGCTCATGGACTCACTCTGCTGGGGGCTGGAGGCCGGGCTGCTGTCCGGCTTGAGCTGGAAGGTGTCCGAGAGGGAACTCTGGTTGCTATTCTCATCtgaaagaacacacacacacatagagaaagAGATGTATTTTTtgacagaaactggatggccatctgtgggggagAAGGGGCTTTGATTGtccttttcctgaatggcagaagagggttggactagatggcccttggagtctcttccaactctatgcttctcgGATTCCCATGGTTTCTGCTCCAGAGCCCTACTCACCTTGGAACTCCAAGAGGAGGGAAGAGTTGGCCGTCGCTTCGGTCGGAAATCCGTTGGCCTCCCGGACAGGGCCTCCGCCGGACTTAGATTTCTCTTTCTTGAAaccaagaagagaaggaaggccaTGAGTTGGGCTACcagcagaggctggctggccatctgctgggagggctttgattgtgtcttctggcagaagggggctgcaCCGGATGGCCTTTGCagaatcccttccaactctatatgaCTTGTGTTTTCTTGGCATATCCCAAGATATTTTTTGCTAAGCTGGATGAGGGtctgttaggagggctttgatgatGCTTTCTTGCCTGCCAGAAGGGGGCTAGAAGGGACGGATGTGTCTCCTGCCAAAGGCATCAATGTCACCATTTGGGACTTACCTCTTTGCTGTCCGTCACAGGGACCCACTTGAATATCCGCAGGGAGGTGTCCCCCACCGTCACCCACTTCTTCTCCCTGGAAATATATATCAATGTCAAAGTATGTCTGTCTGTGCCACATAAAATTACTGCTAATCttaatttatctatatatatcgaattcaaagtacagtagagtctcacttatccaagccttgcttattcaagcctctggattatcccagccatttctgtagtcaatgttttcagtatatcgtgatattttggtgctaaattcgtaaatacagtaattataacataacattactgtgtattgaactactttttctgtcaaatttgttgtataacatgatgttttggtgcttgatttgtaaaatcataacctaatttgatgtttaataggcttgtccttaatccctccttattatccaagatattcgcttatccaagcttctgtcggctcgtttagcttggataagtgagactctactgtatgtctgtgccaaataataataataatttatctattattattatatatcaaagTATGGCTGTCTGTACCACATAATAACAATCATCAACTATCTCTATATACCAGTCAAGGTATGTCTCTCTGTGCCACATaattaatatctatatattaataataatattaatactatactaatattattatactataataataataataataatataatactatacaaatattgtaatatatagtatatacatataatattaataataatattatgatgtaatacaatgtaataataattataattcactattataattgtatatttatattgcatgcaatattactattaatattgcaatatagtcgtataatataatatattgtgtgtatatatacttgtaaaccgccgtgagtccccttcagggtgagatataaatgtcgcaaataataatactaatcatcatcatcatcctatctatctatgtgtctatctatccatctattcctctatctatctatctatctatctttatatATACCAGTCTGCGAGGAAGACCAGCCCAAACAATGGCCGGCCTACCGTTTGCCCTAAAAGGCAGTATGTATGTATGACAGTATGTAAATCGACTATGCAAATAAGTTGAGAATATGCAAATCTTCCGGCCTAGGCCTCGAACTGGGTCGCCTACCGGCAGGGAAAGACCCACCCTTGCCCCCATGGCAACCCGAGCTCCTCAAATCCTATTGGGCTACGTAAACGCCAATCCAATGTCCCTTTCTAGCAGTACCCTGATTGGCCGCCCTCGCCACCAATCGCGTGGCTTACTCGGCTGCTTTCTGAAAAGGAGCTCCATTCCGCGCGCCAAACGGCTAACGCGGATTGGCTGCCGCGCTGTCACTCAAACCGCCTCCGCCGACGATTGGCTGAGGGGCCGGCGTGCTCCTTCCtggagccccctccctcctctccccttcaCCGTTTCCCCCTCACCACTTGCGGACGCGCTCGATAGCCGCCATGACTTTTTTGATGTCATCCTTGGCGCGGCTCCGGGTCTCGGCCCGCACCGACCGGCCCGACATGGCACCCGTTTGGACCCGGCGACGACTCTCGCCGCCGCCGTTCTCCGCCGAGAAAGTGCGCATGCGCGCGCTGGACGCCCCTCCCACACCGCCCTGCGTAACGTGTCATCGACCTCGCCCCGCCCACTGGAAGGCGGCGGGGAAGAGCAGGCCAGCGGAGACTGCGCATGCGCCAAAGTCTGTGTGCTGGAGAGAAGAAAAggattctatggcaggcattgtcagaggttgtgagttctattggaaactaggcaggtgggtttatatatctgtggaacgtccaggatgggagaaagaactcttgtctgttggaggcaagtgtgaaccttgattagcattgaatagccttggagcttcaaagcctggctgcttcttgccccacctcctccaaggtgaacagaACAACCTAAACTGGGTTCTACAGGCTAATGGAGACTCCCccatagacatcagaagagctgcaagaccattaacaAGCAACAAAGacccagctaacatctcccaacaaaggattcccccaggcaggaagcagccaagctgcaaagttattcagtgctaatcaagctggccaatggcaacattcacacttgcccccaacagacaagagttctttctcccaccctggaccttccacagatatataaaccccacttgcctagtttccaacaaacctcccaacctctgaggacgcctgccatagatgtgggtgaaacgtcaggagagaatgcttctggaatatataggctggaaaactcacagcaacccaaaaaccaTAATAATTGTAGATTTGCGAGAAGCACAAAAGAGTGGATCGACGACAAATCGGATAGGataagaaacataataataattataataaatacccaataaaataattataataaataccctatgaagagagttccattttgtctctttacatcagctggaggcccctccccccaataacatgctatgctagttatatatatacacacacacaatataatttacaataatatataataattataactgtatatacatacaatattcataatattatattgtaatagatatactaataatacaatataataatattaattatatattatattttacatgtaatattactaataatattacaatatattgatatagtacaatatagtaatttattgccagtattgtactatgctaataacataatattgtatgtaaatttaatttgtaagccgcactgagtccccttcggggtgagaagggcgggatataaatgtagcaaataaataataataccccATGAAGATCTGAAGCCTCGTATTGCCCCTCTTGTGTATCCCACAATCCATTTGTGAGATCAGATTTGGTGGTAATGTGCGGTTCTTTGCTGTTTCTCTGATGATTGCGAAAGCATACAACTTATAGGACCCAAAGCAACTTCCACATTAAAACCATACACAAAAGGGAACCTTCTAAACTGCCCCAGATCCTACTCTGATATCAGATGTCAAAACAGGAAGGTCTTGGAAGGGTACATGGGGATGAAATAGGAGTTTTTCTTGCCCGGGACAGACAAAAAGACGATGTAAAATATTCCaagtgaggcctgaccaaagcagaagacagTGGGACTATAACtaccttgatctggacactagatTTCTGTGGATACAGCCTAGAATTGGATTGCCATTTCACACTTGGTTCATGCTCAGCTTGGAGTCTACGAAGACTCCGGCGTTTCTTCCATATGGAGTTTTCTCAAGCCAAGCATCACTCATCCATATCCTATAATCAGGGGTTTTGAAACCTCCTACATGATTTCCACTTGACTTGGACAATAGAGGCCTATGGAGGCAGTTTAggattgcatttttttttgttgactcatgttcagctttaaGACACCTAGATCCACTCTCTTACGACCAAAGAAACCCAAGGTGGTCGAGAATTGTgcaaaaaaatactattttgtatttattaGCTCTCCCAACGCACAACTGAAAAGTTTGCTCAGTTGCGCTTGCCATAGATGCTGTCCAGGGCGCTCTGGGCACTGGCCACCTGCTTCCGCAGTCTCTCCTTGGTGGACTCGTTGGTGGCCTTCTTCATCAGGGTTGCCATCTCCTGGATCACCGCCTTGTAGCCCACAGTGTTGTGGAAGATCCGGATGGCCCGGTCCCCAGCCGAGGCCAGGAAGCGGCCACTAACGTCAAAAGCCAAGTCCGTGATGTGCTCCCCGTGGACGCCCTCgaagcgctcctcctcctcgccttGCCGGGTGTTGTAGAGTGTGATATTGGTGCGGCTGGAGATGGCCACGGCCCGGGCGTCCGGCGAGAGGGCGATGCGGCAGGGAGCTTCTGCCGTGCACTTCCCCGTCAGGAGGAGATAAGGGTCCTGCTGCTTCTTGTACTCCACATCCGTGTCCCACAGCTTCCATGTCCCGTCCTTCGAGACTGTTGCCATCctgttccgggggggggggggggggaggggggaaggaaacatgagcctacaatttatttattatttatttatttactacatttatatcccactcttctcaccccaaaggggactcagagcggcttacaaatcaaatgaacatacaatatatttttaaggtaaaggtaaaggtttcccctgatgttaagtccagtcatatctgactctgggggttggtgctcatctccatttctaagccaaagacctggcactgtccgtagacacctccaaggtcatgtggccattggcatgactgcatggagcaccgttaccttcccgccggagcggtacctattgatctactcacattggcatgttttcgaactgctaggttggcagaagctggagctaacagtggccgctcatgccgctcctggggtttgaagctgggaccttttggtctccagctcagtgctttaacgcacttcgccaccagggctcctacaatatattattagcatagcacaatataagcattaaattactatattgtactacatcattatatggtaatagaGACAAGCTCTATAGGGTTCCTTACCGCCTGGAGTcgttggagaaggagaaggaatacaCGCCAGCTGTGTGGCCCTTCAAGTCGAAGGCTCTGACCACCTCCCGGAAGTCTCCTCCACCTTTGCCGAAACACACCTCCCACACCTTCACGTCCGGGGTGAAGCCGCACGAGGCCACAAACCTGAAGGAACAGAAGGGAGAAATCCTACTGTCTGCACAGGCATTGGTCCCTTGCATAAAATCActgagttggaagaggccccaaggTCCATCCAGATCAATGTCCTTCTGCCATTGAAAactatccaagccctcctgac
This genomic window from Anolis carolinensis isolate JA03-04 unplaced genomic scaffold, rAnoCar3.1.pri scaffold_7, whole genome shotgun sequence contains:
- the bcl7b gene encoding B-cell CLL/lymphoma 7 protein family member B, giving the protein MRTFSAENGGGESRRRVQTGAMSGRSVRAETRSRAKDDIKKVMAAIERVRKWEKKWVTVGDTSLRIFKWVPVTDSKEKEKSKSGGGPVREANGFPTEATANSSLLLEFQDENSNQSSLSDTFQLKPDSSPASSPQQSESMSPSHASDFRTDDSQPPTLGQEPLEEPSVPSTEVADEPPTLTKEEPVPPEMQEPKLEEDTGAPPLKKFCPEQNAVSQPAPES